TCGTCTACTCCGCATCTTCTTCCAACACCTTAATCCGGATATTCCGGAACTCGATCGGGGCGGTTTCGGCTTGGAGGGAGATGGTGCCGCTGCCCAGGGTGGTGGTGCCTCGGCGTTCGGACTCGGCTTTGCCGTCGCCGTCGTTCTCGTCGAGGAGGAGGGGGCCGTAGACGGCGGCGACTTCGCCGTTGAGGCGGTGGATGACGCGCTGGCTGCCGTGGACCTCGATCTCGTAGGTGATCCACTGGTCGCCGCGGTGGGTGGGGCCGTCGAAGTTGATGACGTGGGCGCGGGTGAGTTCGCCGTCTTTGTGGATGTGCGTGCCTGGGGTGCAGACGTTGCCGTTGGGCCGGTTGCCCTCGGCGTGACCGCCGTTGAACTGGGCCTCGACGGAGACGGGGAAGTCCTGGTTGAGGCCCATGGTGTCGGCGGGTTGGCCGTGGAACATGATGCCGTTGTTTCGCCACGCCCATCCCGGGCCGCCGGGGACCTGTTCGCCGACGAATCGGTATTCGAGGCGCATGATGTAGTGGGAGAACTCGGTGTCGCCGCCGTCGACGTTGGTGAAGAAGAGGTGGCCGAACTCGCCGTCGAAGCGTTCCCAGTTCGAGTAGTCGACGATGAGTTTGCCGTCTTCGACGCGGAAGGTGTCGCGGAAGTTCTCGCCGAGCTCGTAGCCGGAGAACTTGGGGGTCCATCCGGTAAGGTCTTCGCCGTTGAACATGCAGATCCAGCCGTCGTCGTCGGTTTGGCCGACGGCGAGGGTGTTGTTGTCGGCGTCGGGCTGGAAGGTCATGTGGGAAGGGGTGGTGTCGGGGCTGCCTTCGTTCGTGGTGGCGGTGTCTTGGGTGGCGTGGCAGGCGCTGCCGGCGATGGCGGTGGTGGTGAAGAGGAGGGCGGTGAGGAGGGGGCGGGTGGGCATGGTTTTTTTCTCGCTTGTGTTGGGTGGGTTGGTCGGCGTGGTGGGTATCGCTCGGGGACTCGCTCCACCCACCCTACAGGTTCGGGGTGATCCGCACGTTCGCGTGGCTCAGGTACGGCTTGGGTGGGTGTTTCAGGGACGTTTTGTGGGGGTTACATCGTACATTGAAACTGTGCGAAAGCATGGGACACCCACAGATGGAATCTGTGGGCTTCAGGGGGGTGGATGAGGGGTGTATCAGGCGGTGCCGGCGGCTTTGCCTTCGGGGGTGAAGTCGGCGGGGCGGGGGGTGCCGTGCCAGAGGAAGTGGAGGGTGCGTTTGAGGTCGTCGAAGACGAGCATGATGCAGGGGAGGACGACGAGGATCATGACCGTCGCGCTGATGAGTCCCGCGGCGATGGAGATGCCCATGGGGATGAGGAAGCGTGCCTGGAAGGATTGTTCGGTGATGAGCGGGAGGAGCCCCAGCACGGTGGTGACGGTGGTGAGGAAGATCGCGCGGAGGCGGGCCTGGCCTGCGGCGACGAGGGAGTCGTAGACAGAGTCGCCGGCCTCGCGTCGCTGGTTGTAAAACTGCACGAGGATGAGCGAGTCGTTGACGACGATGCCCGAGAGCGCGACGAAGCCGATCAGGGAGAGGAAGGTGATGTCGAAGCCGAGGATGAAGTGCCCCCAGATGAGGCCGATGGTGGCGAAGGGGATGACGCACATGACGAGGATGGGCTGGAAGTAGCTTTGGAAGAGCCATGCAAGGATGACATAGATCATGAGCATGGCGAGGCCGAACCCCAGCGGGAGTGTGGAGAAGGCGTCGGCCATCTGTTCCTGTCGGCCCGAGAAGCCGACGGTGAGGCCGGGGTACTTGGCTTCGAGTTTGTCGAAGAGGTTGGGCAGGGGCTCGCCATTTGCGCCGAGGATCGGTTGGTCGTCTTCGTCTTTGGGCCCGGCCTTGAGCGCGGCGGTGACCTCTTCGGGGCTGGTGCCTTGTTCGACGCTGGCGGTGACGGTGACGGCGCGTTGGCCGTCGACGCGGTTGATGGATGCGTAGGACGAGCCGGTCTCGAGCTCGACGAGCTCGCGCATCGGGACGGGGACGCCCAGGGCGTTGATGAGCCAGGCGTTTTGGACCTGCACAATCGAGGCGCGGGTGTCCTGGTCGATGCGGACGCGGACGTCGATGTCCTCCTCGCGGTCGGCGAAGGTGTGGGCGTCGAGCCCGAAGAGGAACCCGCGGAGCTGGCGGTTGACTTCGAGGTTGTTGAG
The sequence above is a segment of the Phycisphaeraceae bacterium D3-23 genome. Coding sequences within it:
- a CDS encoding DUF1080 domain-containing protein → MPTRPLLTALLFTTTAIAGSACHATQDTATTNEGSPDTTPSHMTFQPDADNNTLAVGQTDDDGWICMFNGEDLTGWTPKFSGYELGENFRDTFRVEDGKLIVDYSNWERFDGEFGHLFFTNVDGGDTEFSHYIMRLEYRFVGEQVPGGPGWAWRNNGIMFHGQPADTMGLNQDFPVSVEAQFNGGHAEGNRPNGNVCTPGTHIHKDGELTRAHVINFDGPTHRGDQWITYEIEVHGSQRVIHRLNGEVAAVYGPLLLDENDGDGKAESERRGTTTLGSGTISLQAETAPIEFRNIRIKVLEEDAE